GGAGCGTTCTGCTAGGCGGCTGCGGCGTGCAGCGTGGCGGCGCCTTCGGCAAGACCAACGCCAATGGCACCGAAGTCATCGAACATCAGGTCGATCACGCCCAATTGTTCCACACGTACCTGTCGGCGGTCGGGCTGGATCCCACGGATAGCTTCGACGTTGGCGGCCGGTCGATGCCGATGGCCGATCCGGCGGCCGGCGCCATCAAGGAACTGCTGGTATGAGCGACCCGGTCCCCAAAGCAGATCCCGCGCAGACGTACGTTGCGACGGAGTGGAAATACACGAGCCCCTTCATCTCGTGCCGCTTCGATCCGACAGGCCGCTTCGCGTTCGCGAGCGCCCAGGACAACACCGTGCAGCGCTGGGAGGTCTCGAGCGGCGCGAACGTCTCGCTAGCTGGTCACGAAAGCTGGGTTCGGGCTTTGGCTTTTTCACCCGATGGCCAGACGCTGTACACCGGCGGGTACGAAGGGCGATTGATCTTCTGGCCTGCGATGGCCGACGCGCCGACTCCGCTGCGCACCATCGAAGCGCACACCGGCTGGCTGCGCGGCGTGGCGGTCAGCCCCGATGGTCAGCGCATCGCGACCTGCGGCAATGACAATCTCGTCAAGCTGTGGAACGCCGCGGACGGTGCGCCCGTATTGACACTTCCCGGGCACGCGGCGAACGTTTTCAGCCTCTTGTTTCACCCCACGGGGCAATGGCTCCTATCCGGCGACCTGCTGGGACAAGTGCATCAGTGGGAGGTCGCTAGCGGCAAGCTTGTGCGGACATTCGACGTCAAGGAACTGCACACGTACGAAAATGGCCAGGCCGTGCATTACGGAGGTGTGCGCAGCCTGGCCCTCTCGCCGGATGGCAAAAGCCTGGCCTGCTCGGGATTGCACAAGGCGACCAATCCGCTGGGCGCCGTGCAAGATCCGCTGGTGATGGAATTCGACTGGGAATCGGCGAAGCCACGGATCACGCACGCCCCGGACGCGAAATCGATCGCCTGGCGCATCGTCTATCATCCGGACGGCTATCTCGTAACCTGCTGTGGCGGCACCGAACCCTTGTTCCTGTTCTTCAAATCGGACCAGGACAAGGAATTCTTCCGCTTCAAGCTCCCCAACACAGCCCGAGATATGGACCTGCACCGCGACGGCGTGCAGCTGGTCACCGCGCACTTCGACAATCACGTGCGCATCAGCCGCATGACGCCGAAACCGGCATAACGTGCGATTCAGAAGCGGTGTGGGTGCCATACTTTTTCGCCGTAGGCGAATAAGCATGCTGATGACCGCGATGAGAATGCCCTCGCAACTCCCCACGCGAAATGAAACTGCCTCAGATGGCGCCGATGGCTCGCTCAAAGCATCGGGCGCCACCTGAGGCCAGTGTGGCGGTCACAACGATTTTTTCAAGGACTTCAGTCTGTCGACCAGATGTTGTTTCGATCCTGCGCGATTCCCGCGGCAGCCCCCTCGGCGGCACAGGCCACGGTGTTCTGGACGGCTTTATCCCCTGTGTGAGCCGGGTCGAACTGTGCTTCTTCGGTCGAACCAGTGAGGGCCGTGGTCGAAGCCTCGCCGCGCGACACGCATTGCGTCACCTGGTCGAAGTAGCCGGTGCCGACGAATCGTTGATGTTTCGTCGCGCGGTAATCTCCTTCGGCTTCGCAGGCGAACTCCCGCTCTTGGAGAGCGGCGTAGGCCGTCATGCCGTGGTCGCGATAGCCGCGTGCCAGCTCGTACATCGACAGGTTCAACGCGTGAAACCCCGCCAGCGTGATGAACTGAAATTTGTAGCCCATCGCTCCCAACTCGCGCTGGAAACGAGCGATCGACGCATCGTCCAGCTTCCGTTTCCAGTTGAAGCTGGGCGAACAGTTGTAAGCCAGCATCTTGCCGGGGAAGCGCTCATGCACCGCTTCGGCGAACGTACGGGCTTCTTCCAAATCGGGGTGCGAGGTTTCGCACCACAACAGGTCGGCGTACGGAGCGTAGGAAATCGCCCGATCGATGGCGACTTCCAGCCCGCCGGTCATGCGGTAAAACCCTTCGGACGTGCGCTCACCGGTCAGGAATCGCCGGTCGCGAGCGTCGATATCGCTGGTGACCAATCGCGCGGCGTCGGCGTCGGTGCGTGCGATCAGGATCGTCGGCACGTCGAGAATATCGGCCGCGAGTCGGGCCGTGGTCAGCGTGCGGACGAAGTGTGACGTCGGCACCAGCACTTTTCCGCCGAGATGGCCACACTTCTTCTCGCTAGCCAATTGATCTTCGAAGTGGACCGCCGCGGCGCCCGCTTCGATCATCCCTTTCATCAATTCGAAGGCGTTCAGTGCGCCCCCGAAACCGGCCTCGGCATCGGCCACGATCGGCAGAAAGTAGTTCCTGTCGTTGCGTCCTTCGGCATGTTGAATCTGGTCGGCACGGCGCAGGGCGTTGTTAATCTTGCGCACCACGTTCGGCACGCTGTCCGCAGGATACAGGCTCTGATCCGGATACATCTGGCCCGCATTGTTCGCGTCGGCCGCGACTTGCCAACCGCTGAGGTAGATGGCCTGCAACCCGGCTTCGGCCATTTCGATCGCCTGGTTGCCGGTGAGCGCCCCGAGCGCGTGAACGTACGGCTTGCTCTGCAGCAGCTCCCATAGCCGCTCGGCTCCGATGCGGGCCAGGCTGTGTTCGACGTGTACGCTGCCGCGAAGACGCGCGACTTCCTCGGCCGTGTATTCACGGCAAATCCCTTCCCAGCGCGCGTCGGCGTCCCAACGCTCCTTCAACTCTCCGATCGACGGACAGGCACGGCGAATCATCACAGTCTCCCCCAAAATGGCTTTTACAAGGTTTGCGATGCGGCGAAAAATCGATATTCAACAAGCTTTAGAAACGAAAGATGCTAGTCAGCGCTACGGCAGATCGTCGTAGGCTGGCAGCGTAAGGAACTCGACGAACTCATCGCTGGCTACGATGCTGTCCATAATCTCGGCGGCGCGCTGATACTTCCCAGCGTTAAAGGACTCGTCACCGACGGTGGCGCGAATCTTGTCGAGTTCTTCTTTCAGCACGTCCTGGAACAGCGCGAGCGTCACGCGTCGTCCGTCGGCGAGCATGCCTTGCGGATGGCGAATCCATTGCCAGATCTGCGTGCGGCAGATTTCGGCCGTGGCGGCATCCTCCATCAGGTTGTAGATCGGTACGCAGCCGTTGCCGCGCAGCCACGACTCGAGATACAGCAGGCCGACGTTGACGTTGATCCGCAGTCCGGCCTCGGTGATCGGCCCTGTCGGCACTTCAAGCAAATCCCTGGCCTCGATCCGGACGTCGTCACGGCGCACGTGCAGTTGATTGGGGGTCGGCATATGCTCGTCGAAAATCGCGAGCGCCACCGGCACTAGCGCCGGATGAGCGACCCAGGTACCGTCGTGGCCATCGGTCACTTCACGCAACTTGTCTTGGCGCACTTTTTCAAGTGCCACTTCGTTGGCGGCCGCGTCTCCTTTGATCGGAATCTGAGCCGCCATGCCTCCCATAGCAAAAGCGCCACGGCGGTGGCACGTTTTGATCAGCAATTGCGAATAGCTGCGTAAAAAGTGCGTGGTCATCGTCACCAGGGCCCGATCCGGCAGCACGAAATCAGCCCGCTGGCGAAACTTCTTGATGAAGCTGAAGATGTAATCCCACCGGCCGCAATTCAGCCCGACGCAGTGTTCGCGCAGCTCCCACAGGATTTCGTCCATTTCAAAGGCGGCCAGAATCGTCTCGATCAGCACCGTCGCGCGGATCGTGCTGCGAGGCAAGCCGAGTTCGTCCTCGACCGCGACGAACACCTCGTTCCACAGCCGCGCCTCGAGATGGTTTTCCATCTTCGGCAGGTAGAAATACGGGCCGGAACCTTTCTCGAGCAATTGCGCCGCGTTGTGATACGCATACAGCGCGAAATCAAACAGCGAGGCCGATACCGGTTGCCCATCCACCTGCACGTGCTTCTCGACCAGGTGCCAACCGCGAGGGCGGACCAAAAGCGTGGCCGTCTGGCGGTTCAATCGATATTGCTTTCCCTCAGGCGTCGTCAGTTCGATCGTGCCGCGCACCGCGTCGCGCAGGTTGATCTGCCCTTGGATCGTGGCATCCCACGTCGGCGCGTGCGAGTCCTCGAAGTCTGCCATGTACATCCGGGCGCCGGAGTTGAGAGCGTTGATCACCATCTTCCGATCAACCGGGCCTGTGATCTCGACCCGACGATCTTGCAGGTCAGCGGGAATGTCCACCACGCGCCACGCGCTGTCGCGGATGCCGCGTGTCTGCGGCAGGAACTCGGGCAAGTACCCCTCGTCGATCCGCTCCTGCATCTGGCGGCGGCGGGCCAATAATTCCCGGCGACGACCGTTGAAACGGCGTTGCAGCCGGGCCACGAATTCCAGGGCCTGCGGCGTCAAAATCTCGGCGAATTCGGGCGTCATTGGGGCCGTCACCTGGGCGGCCGACAGTCGGGGGCGGGCGAGCGTCATCGAACACATGACAAGGGATCCCTTCTACGTTTGCTGCGGGCGGTGGCGTGGTCGCGATGCTTTGACCGGCAAGAAATCCGTCCAGCCGGCGATTTCTCGAGACGCGAATAACAGCGTGTATTTCGCGAGTCGTTGTCACGATCGTACGGCGTGAGCTATTATTTGTGAAAGTAATTGTGTCAATAGATTGAATTGCTACAATCAATCAAATACTCAGCATTTGCTATATCAATGCTTCGCGGGAGCGCCTGATTTATGGCCGGACGACGCCTCACACATGCCTACAAGGGAAGCCGTTTGCCGCAGCTGCGCAGCTTCTGTTTCGCGGCTCAAGCCGGCAGCGTTTCGAAGGCGGCCGAGCGCATGTTTCTCAGCCAGCCCACCGTTTCGCTACAGATTCAAGCGCTCGAGCGCGAGTTGAAAACCGCGCTCTTCGAGCGGCGCGGGCCGCGCATCACGCTGACGCCCGAAGGAAAGACGATGTACGAACTGGCGCTGCCGCTGGTCGAAGGGATCGATGCGCTCGGCGAGAAATTCGCGGCGCGCCGCGGCGGTATCGAGGCGGGCCGGTTGGACATCGCGGCCGGCGAATCAACGCTGCTATATCTGCTGCCGCCGTTCATCAAGGAATTCGCCGATCGCTATCCGGCCATCGAGTTGAAGTTGCATAACGTCACCGGCCGCGATGGCGTGGCCATGCTCCGCGCGGACCAGATCGATTTCGCCGTCGGCCCCATGACCGAAGAAGGCGAAGGCATGGACTATCGCGACATGTTCGCGGCCGAGCCGATGCTGATCACATCGCGCGACCATCCGCTGGCGAAAAAGAAGGAGGTCACGATCCGCGACGTGGCGGCCCATCCGTTGATCCTGCCGCCGCGGCACCTGGCCACCTGGCGCGTGGTCGATTTCGTCTTCCACAAGCACAAGCTGAAATACCACGTCAAGCTCGAGGCAGGCGGCTGGGAAGTGATCAAGAAGTACGTCGAGCTGGGACTCGGCATCTCGATCGTGGCCAGTCTGTGCCTGACGGGCAAAGAGGCGCTAGCGGCCATTCCGATGAAGCGCTACTTTCCGACGCGGCGCTACGGCGTCGTCACCCGACGTGGCAAATTCTTATCGCCGCAGGCGCAGCGATTCCTGGAAATCATGGCCAAGGCCGTGCCGAAGCGCACCGTCGCCCCGGCAGCGCAAGGAAGTTAATGCGCCAGGTACGCGTGCATGATCATGACGCAGCTAATCCTTCGCGATCATCACATCCGACGCTTTGATGATGGCCGTCACGCGATCCCCCGCCGCCAGCTTCATCCGCTCGGCCGAGGCGCGCGTGATTGCCGCCACGATCTCGACGCCTGCCGCTGAAATCACGACTTCCGCCGCCACCTCGCCCAATTTCACCGCGGTAATTTGGCCCGGCACTTGATTGCGCGCACTAATCATGGAACAAGTCTCCTATCGTGTGATGCGCCCCGCATAATAATGCGGCCGACTGGATCCGAGTCGAAAGTTTACCGATTCGCCCGCCCCCGGCCCAGAACATCGCGCCCGCCCAAGGTAGGATTGTAGGTGCCGGTCCCACAAGTATTAATTTGCTCGCGGTAGCGGCGGCAACTTGCTGGAACGAGCCGACGAGCGATAAAATGCCGTGACGCCGGTTTGCCTTCGCCCGCGATCTCGCGACGCGAAATTCCCCCGACAGTCTGCAACTTACGGATGCGCATGAGCGAGGATTACTACAAGACACTCGAGGTCGCCCGCGACGCCTCGCAGGACGATATTCAGAAGGCTTACCGCCGGCTGGCGCGAAAATTCCACCCCGACCTGCACCCCGACGATAAAACGGCCAAGAAGAAATTCCAGGAAGTACAGGGCGCATTCGACGTTCTGAACGACCCGAAGAAACGCGAAATGTACGACCGCTACGGCAGCTCGTACGAAAGCGCCGCGGCAGCCGGTGCCGGCGCGGCGCCCGGAGGCGCGCAGTGGCGCACTGCGCCCGGGGGCCCGGAATTCGAGAACGTCGATTTCTCGCAATTCTTCGGCGACCGGTTTGGTGGCGACGAGGGAGGCGGTTTCTCCAGTATCTTCGGCAATCTCGGCGGCGGTCGAGCTGGCAAGCAATCGCGGCGGGGCCGTGCCGCGCAAACGCCGGGCGCTGATCTGGAGAGCAAGATCGAAGTCTCGTTCGAAACCGCGGTGGTCGGCGGCAAAGCGCAACTCAGCGTGCAGCGAGGCACCGGCAAGGTCGACACGATCGACGTCAAAATTCCGGCCGGCATCGAAGACGGCAAAAAGATCCGCCTCCGCGGTCAAGGCGAACCCAGCCCCAGCGGTGGGCCAAGCGGCGACATCTTGTTGACGGTGCATGTCGCCCCGCATCCGTTCTTTCGCCGCCGCGGCGACGACCTGGACGTGCGCGTTCCCGTCACGCTGCTCGAAGCGGCCGAGGGGGCCAAGGTCGACGTGCCGACGCCGCGTGGCACCGTCACGCTGCGCATCCCGCCTAAGACCTCGAGCGGCGCCAAGCTGCGTGTGAAGGGGCACGGCGTCGCCAAGAGCGGCAAAACGCCTGGGGATTTGTACGCCGAAATCGCAATCATGCTCCCCAAGCAATTGAGCGCTGACGATATTGAGCAGATTCGCGCCATGTGCCAGAAGGGGCCCATCGATCCACGAGCGGAGTTGCGATGGTAAACGCCTGGGGCGTGCGAGTCGTCGCCCCTTTCCTGGATCCGACGTCCGCCGTCCTGTGGGCGGCCGACGACGCGGCCGCTGAGCCCGCCGGCGACCTCGACCCGGCTACCCGCGCCACACTACTGCTAGCACTGCTGGC
This genomic stretch from Pirellulales bacterium harbors:
- a CDS encoding WD40 repeat domain-containing protein is translated as MSDPVPKADPAQTYVATEWKYTSPFISCRFDPTGRFAFASAQDNTVQRWEVSSGANVSLAGHESWVRALAFSPDGQTLYTGGYEGRLIFWPAMADAPTPLRTIEAHTGWLRGVAVSPDGQRIATCGNDNLVKLWNAADGAPVLTLPGHAANVFSLLFHPTGQWLLSGDLLGQVHQWEVASGKLVRTFDVKELHTYENGQAVHYGGVRSLALSPDGKSLACSGLHKATNPLGAVQDPLVMEFDWESAKPRITHAPDAKSIAWRIVYHPDGYLVTCCGGTEPLFLFFKSDQDKEFFRFKLPNTARDMDLHRDGVQLVTAHFDNHVRISRMTPKPA
- the aceA gene encoding isocitrate lyase, with translation MIRRACPSIGELKERWDADARWEGICREYTAEEVARLRGSVHVEHSLARIGAERLWELLQSKPYVHALGALTGNQAIEMAEAGLQAIYLSGWQVAADANNAGQMYPDQSLYPADSVPNVVRKINNALRRADQIQHAEGRNDRNYFLPIVADAEAGFGGALNAFELMKGMIEAGAAAVHFEDQLASEKKCGHLGGKVLVPTSHFVRTLTTARLAADILDVPTILIARTDADAARLVTSDIDARDRRFLTGERTSEGFYRMTGGLEVAIDRAISYAPYADLLWCETSHPDLEEARTFAEAVHERFPGKMLAYNCSPSFNWKRKLDDASIARFQRELGAMGYKFQFITLAGFHALNLSMYELARGYRDHGMTAYAALQEREFACEAEGDYRATKHQRFVGTGYFDQVTQCVSRGEASTTALTGSTEEAQFDPAHTGDKAVQNTVACAAEGAAAGIAQDRNNIWSTD
- the aceB gene encoding malate synthase A, with amino-acid sequence MCSMTLARPRLSAAQVTAPMTPEFAEILTPQALEFVARLQRRFNGRRRELLARRRQMQERIDEGYLPEFLPQTRGIRDSAWRVVDIPADLQDRRVEITGPVDRKMVINALNSGARMYMADFEDSHAPTWDATIQGQINLRDAVRGTIELTTPEGKQYRLNRQTATLLVRPRGWHLVEKHVQVDGQPVSASLFDFALYAYHNAAQLLEKGSGPYFYLPKMENHLEARLWNEVFVAVEDELGLPRSTIRATVLIETILAAFEMDEILWELREHCVGLNCGRWDYIFSFIKKFRQRADFVLPDRALVTMTTHFLRSYSQLLIKTCHRRGAFAMGGMAAQIPIKGDAAANEVALEKVRQDKLREVTDGHDGTWVAHPALVPVALAIFDEHMPTPNQLHVRRDDVRIEARDLLEVPTGPITEAGLRINVNVGLLYLESWLRGNGCVPIYNLMEDAATAEICRTQIWQWIRHPQGMLADGRRVTLALFQDVLKEELDKIRATVGDESFNAGKYQRAAEIMDSIVASDEFVEFLTLPAYDDLP
- a CDS encoding LysR family transcriptional regulator, coding for MAGRRLTHAYKGSRLPQLRSFCFAAQAGSVSKAAERMFLSQPTVSLQIQALERELKTALFERRGPRITLTPEGKTMYELALPLVEGIDALGEKFAARRGGIEAGRLDIAAGESTLLYLLPPFIKEFADRYPAIELKLHNVTGRDGVAMLRADQIDFAVGPMTEEGEGMDYRDMFAAEPMLITSRDHPLAKKKEVTIRDVAAHPLILPPRHLATWRVVDFVFHKHKLKYHVKLEAGGWEVIKKYVELGLGISIVASLCLTGKEALAAIPMKRYFPTRRYGVVTRRGKFLSPQAQRFLEIMAKAVPKRTVAPAAQGS
- a CDS encoding TOBE domain-containing protein, with translation MISARNQVPGQITAVKLGEVAAEVVISAAGVEIVAAITRASAERMKLAAGDRVTAIIKASDVMIAKD
- a CDS encoding DnaJ C-terminal domain-containing protein; this encodes MSEDYYKTLEVARDASQDDIQKAYRRLARKFHPDLHPDDKTAKKKFQEVQGAFDVLNDPKKREMYDRYGSSYESAAAAGAGAAPGGAQWRTAPGGPEFENVDFSQFFGDRFGGDEGGGFSSIFGNLGGGRAGKQSRRGRAAQTPGADLESKIEVSFETAVVGGKAQLSVQRGTGKVDTIDVKIPAGIEDGKKIRLRGQGEPSPSGGPSGDILLTVHVAPHPFFRRRGDDLDVRVPVTLLEAAEGAKVDVPTPRGTVTLRIPPKTSSGAKLRVKGHGVAKSGKTPGDLYAEIAIMLPKQLSADDIEQIRAMCQKGPIDPRAELRW